The genomic DNA CAATGCCGTAGTCATCCGTTGCTTCAGCGACGATTTCCACTTCATCTAACTTCGTAGCTTTCACATCCCGACCGGGCTCTTTGATAACGACCTCTGGAACAGCATCTGGAATGGCTTTGATCGTGTATTCGATCGGTATCTCATTGTTGAACCCATCAATACATAGCAGTTGAATAGCATAACTTCCGTCCTCAACAACATCTATAGTGGTTGTCAGTGTATTTCCATTAGCAATAACCATTTGGCTATCGGCGGAATAGGGTTCAACAGTCAGATCGGATTGCTGATGGCTGACGGTTTCTTGACTGATGGCTATTGACGCAGTTTGAATCGCTTTGTTCGTCGTCAGCCTTATTTCTGCTTGCGTGCCGACGACGGCACGAATATCCCCGGTCCCCGTTTGCACAACAGATTTAAGACCCGTGTAGTCAGGATAGGTATAAGCGACCGAAATTTCAGTCACCTTCGGCATTTCAAAAACTTCAACAGTGTAGCGTTCTGAAGTCGCCTCGTTTGCAACGACAGCGTATTCCATATCAGCATCAATGTTGAAAATTTCGTAGGCAAATCCGCGTTTATCGTCAGGATTTCGCAGCATGTTAATTATAGTTTTGGGCTGTTGCTGGTTTTTCTCAACCTCGGATGTAGAGAGTTGCTGCGCGCCAATATCTCCATACCTCAAGACGACTTTCTCAGTTGATTTACCGGTGACAGTGACATGAATCGGTAGGCTTTTACCGCGGAGGATACGCGCATTTCCGGGCGCCACAGCGAGTCTGGTTGTCAAAATCGGATCCGTTTTCTCCCAAGGGACCAACACACGGAGCAGGCTCGTATGGATTTCTGTCGGAAACAACAATGAAAGGATAACACACCCGACAACAACCAAAGCGGCAATGCCGACATGCTTACGGGTTCGACTGTGATCGATCGTTGCTTTGAAATTGATCCCTTTTACCCGCTCAGTGGTATCCTCAAGCAAGCGTTGAAGCATGTGTGTCTCAATCGGATCCGTCGATTCTCGGTTTCCGAATTCGATGGCACTCACCAGTCTATCCTCAAGATCCGGATGATTTCGTTCAACGTTGAGGGCGACATCACGGAGCGTGAGCGATGCTTGAAGGGGTTGAACGAGATACTTATACAACAGGTAACCGATAACACCTGCCCCGACCACTAATAAAGCAAGGCGTATAGCACTTGGAAGTGGCATCAGCCAATCCACCATGGCTTCTCCGACAAGTAAAGCGATAATACCGGTCAGAACAATAGCAAACCCTGTCCAGAAGAGACTCCGTTTCCAGACCCGCCGTGCGCCTGAAATTCTCGCTTGTAGTTCGGCATAACCTTCTCTTGTATTCATTATCTCCCTCCTCCAACAGTATCCAGGGTGCTTCAGTTCGTCAATAGTGTCTCAAATAGCACACCGATGATCCAGAGAACAACTGCGGTGACACGGGCTCTATTTTTTTCCATATCGGCAAACACCGCGATGGCTATTGCCATCACTGCGATGGGCCATATACTCAGTGGATTGATGTAACTCAGGAAGAGCAGCAACTTCACGTTTGTCTCAGGATCAAAGAGCATGTGTAGCCCCGGAATCATTTTGAAGTCTGCTGCACTTTTGACAGTCGCTATGTCTCTGAAAACCAGCAAGAGCGCGGTATTCACGAGTTGGATGATGCAATTGATCAGTGCGATATGGAGAATCGCGGCATAGATATGCCGGAACCTTAAGGTCTCATTTTTTAGGAGATAGCGCGCCCCTAATTTGAGGAGGGCACTGCTAATGAGAAACCCTACGACCGCAAAGATGGGTCCAACAAAAATAATCACCGTTCCCATCACGTTAGCGATGGTTTGAAGTTGTTCAGGAGGAGCCTCCGCTGCTGCCATCCCTTGAGACATCACTTGTTGCGTGTAGGGTGCAATCGCCCAGAGGAGGATAACAGAAAACAGATAGAAAACAACAAATGCTACGCCCCACCTCGGTTGCGATTTAATCCGTAAAAATGTTTCACTCGGTTGTGCGACGAGATCCCCAATGTTTTGCCAACTCTCTTTCATGATTTCACTCCTGTAGTAGGGATTATCGATTATAGTAAAACCCGTAATTACCTTTACACTTTTTTGCATCGGCGAGGTTAGGAAACCTCGCCTACCGGGGGCAGAAGTGTAAACTTATTTTCAAAATCTACTATAAACAGGACTTACGCAAATTGAGCAAAAAAGCGAAATATTTTAACCCAAGTTGCCAGTTTGTAGCATAACCTGTTAGGTTGTGCATCTCAGGGGCACACTGAAACTTTACACTACAAAAAACACGCAGACTGACAGTCTACGCTACAAAACGCCTACGAATCATGACCTATTTCAATGAAAAACGTTATCTGTATGCTTAAAACCTTGTAAGTGTCTGGATGTCCCTTCAAGGACTGATATTGCGAGAATCATTGTGTACCCTTCTCCCTATGTTCTGAATCATAAATCAGGAATTTAATAATCTTTTCGGTGGTCTTGGGCGTAAGCCCCGAACCCGGTTTCCGCATCATCTTATAGACATACTTTCGCCAGTCCTCTGCGTTAAAAGTAGAATTAATTGGGCGTGCAACGGTATGGCACCGGCTACATTTACGGGTAAAAAGTTCGTAAGCCTCCTGCATCTCAGGTGGATAGGTAGTAACATCAATAAAGTTAGGTCCTTTATCTGCTGGATAGGTTTTAGGGACCGCACGCGGGGCGCGCAAGGCGTAGATCATCCCAACCCCAACGAGAAGGATAACACCCAGGACAGCAATCCAAACAATAGGTTGTTTCATCTGTTAGTGAACTTAGATCCCCGCAACATCACCTGAATTAGGGCATCGCGTTAATACTTACATCACCGCCGTTTATAACATCCAATATCACGCGACTTCCATAAAGCAAAGACATTCCGACCAAGGGACCACCGTCTGTTTGCAGAGTGGAGACGTTGTGTTCTTCGCCATGCCACAGGACGGACAAGAGGTACTTCTGTAAGACTACCTCAGTTCCATCCCCAAGAATTACCGCTTGATTATCAATCTGTCGGAGTTTGAGCAGGTTGATTAAATCGCCTGGCAAAGCCAAATAGCCAGAAAAGCCTGTATCAACGACAGCCTCAATTTTTTCACGCCTATTTAATCCAATGACAACCAATTCGATGACCACTTCCAGATCGGTTGTAACTTTTCCTATAATCATTATTTTTGTGCTGAAAATTTAAAGCCAATTCGATGAGCAGCTCGATACCCGATGCGTAAACTATAAATAAGAGCTTCAGGTCTCTTAGCAAGGAGACGCATAGACGGAGATAAATCGTCGGTGTCAACTTCATAATCCCCTGTTTCGATGTCAACAGACAAAAACTTGCCTTTATGCTGCGGTTCAACCTTTTCACGTATTTGCTGTTGATATATCTCTTTGCCGCGAGCAGCAATAACTTCGGGAGTATAATTAGGACGTGGCATAGTCAATTTCCTTTAGTTTTAAACCCCACCCAAGGCTTCAACTGACGCGCTTCACCTGCTGAATAATAGCATTTGCGCTAATGCCGTGATGTTCCAAAAGCTCCTCCGGTTTCCCGGACCTCGGCACGCCTGTAACGGCAAGTTTGTGGACGCAGACGCCTTCAGTTGCCACAGCATCAAGGACAGCATCACCCAGACCGCCTTCAGGATAATGGTCTTCAACGGTGATTAGGGTGTTGTTCGTCTCAGATGCCGCCTTTTGTAGCGCTTCCTTATCAATCGGCTTGACGGAATACAAATCTATAATTCGGACAGCGATCCCTTCTTTAGCGAGTATGTCGTGTGCTTTCAACGCTTCGTGAAGCGCAACCCCTGCCGCAACGATGGTCACCTTATCTTCACTGCTTTCGCGAATAACTTTACACCCACCAATTGGGAAACTCTCATCAGCATCGTAGAGAATGGCGGTTTTTGGACGCGAGGTGCGGAGGTAAACAATACCTTCATAAGCCGCGGCTTCTGCGACGAGCCGTTCAGCGGTAACTGCATCGCTTGGATACAGCACGACTGCCTCCGGAATCGCACGGAACATCGCGATGTCCTCTAACCCCATCTGTGAGGGACCGTCTTCACCGATTGAGACCCCACAGTGTGAACCTGCATATTTAATATTCGCTTGTGAGATCGCAGACATCCGAATCTGATCATAGGCACGTGATAAAAACGCAGCAAACGTCGAGACAAATGGAATCTTCCCACGTTTTGCCAGACCGATGCCAGCACCGACTAAATTCTGTTCTGCGATGAACATCTCGAAATAACGGTTCGGATGGAGTGTCATAAATTGCTCGGCATACGTAGAATTTTTAGTATCTCCATCCAAGGCGACGACATTCAGGTTCGCGTTGCCGAGTTTTGCGAGCCCTGCACCGTACCCACTACGCGTTGCTACTTCTTCGTCCGCTGGATAGTCAGGCGGTTCGCATTCGGTTACGGCTGAACGATCAGCACTCCCATTTATAGGATTAGGGGCTTCAATCCGAACGGGAACATCCGAATGCAACGGACCGAGTTCAGCTAACCCCTTATCAAGTTCCTCACCTTGGGCAAGTGCTTTTCCGTGCCAATTGTCGGCGTTTTCAAGGAACGAAATCCCTTTCCCTTTAAAAGTTTTGGCGACTATCATCGTCGGTTTCTCGTCTGAAACCTTTGCTCGGTCGAGTGCCGGAAGGATTTCATCAAAATCGTGTCCATCAATACCGATGGTTTGCCAACCAAACGCCTCAAAACGCTGACAATACGTGTCAACATCGAAGGCGTACATAGTCCGCTGGCTCTGTCCAAGGGCATTGACATCCACAATTCCAATCAAATTATTAAGTTTGTAGTGTGATGCTAAAGCAGCCGCCTCCCAGACCCCACCTTCGGCAGTCTCACCATCGCCGAGGAGGACATAGACCCGGTAGTCAGCGTCGTCTAAGTATTTGCTATTGAGAGCCATGCCGAGTCCAAGCGATAAGCCTTGTCCAAGGGACCCCGTTGCGACCTCTGTCCATTCAAACCGAGGGGTTGGATGTCCCTCTAAGATACTATCAATTTGTCGCAGCGTGCGCAGTTTTTCGGTTGGGATAATCCCCGCTTCCGCATAAGCCGCGTAAAGTAGTGGTGCCGCATGTCCTTTAGACAAGATGAATCTATCGTTGTTGGGGTTCTGAGCATCGGTTGTATCATAACGCATCGCGTGAAAAAAGAGTGCGGAGACGATATCCGCAGCCGAGAGACACGTGGTTGGATGTCCTGAACCCGCCTCCGATGTGGAGATAACGGAATGAATGCGTAGGTTAGTCGCTTTTTGTTTGAGAAATTCTTTTAAGGTTTCCACAAATTTTGCTAATCCTTTTTTAGTAGTTGCGGGTTTTCGTAGAAAACCCGTCCTGATAACGCTTCCTCTGACAGCTATTCTGGGTTCAACTGAGATGTTCTTCGCTTTGCGGCTAACGAAAGGTAATGTTCTTTATAAGTCTGGCTGAGATTCTCAAAAGTCACAATGGCTTGGGGAATGTCTTGCATTTTAACGTAAGCTTCCGCCTGCCAGTACATCGCCTTCGCTACGATCGAATTGGAATCTGCCACATTTCCGCCCGTATCTTGGGCTTCATTTTCTATAGCCTCTCTAAATTTTTCGATTGCGCGTTGATAATCTTTCTCTTCATAGTAGGCTTTCATAGCATCTGCATAAGCGAGATTGTCTTGCTCCTGTGGTCGGAAAAACTCAACCTCAACCGGAGGTAATTCCAACGGTGGGATGTCCACCTCTAAATCTTCTTCGTCCGGCAATGCATCTATCGCTTCAGCAAGTCGTTGTTCGTATGCCTCAGTGCCCTCGTTATATGCTTCTTCGGTAGTGTTTTCCTCTTCGTCTTTAGGCTCTTCTACTGCCTTTTCATCTTCAGGCTCTTCTACTGTCTCTTCCTCTTCCTCTTCCTCATCTTCTTCTACTACCTCAGTTGCTGTGGCTTCACGAAATGCGTGAGAGAGTGCAGTAGCTGCATCATCTAACTCGTCTTCCAAACCAACAACATCGGCATCCTCTTCATCGAGATAGGAATCTTCTGGTTCATCATCAAAATTATCTGTTTCTTCAAAATCATCTGTTTCTTCAAAACTAAATATCATTTTTTCCTCCACGTTTCTGTTTTTTTATATCCGTTTCTTATAGTTTTAACCATCAACCCGTGCCTTTGGAAAATGTAGAAGACGAGTTGATGGTTAAAGTTATCAGTTGTCAGTAGGTGATTAAGACGTGTGGCGGTTGTATATTGCGTGAATTCCACAGACTTTTTTTAACCGATAACGGATGCCCTTTAGTATCTGATCTTAACATCTGCCCAAGTGGTTGCCATCTTGTCAGTCGGATCAACCGCTAAGGCTGAAAGCATACCGTCCAACATCGTTTCAATGTCCGCTTGCTCCAAAGCGACATCAAAGATTACAACCTCGTCGATAGTCGCCGCACCAAAGCGCGCGCCACCGCAGCAGTCATCAAATCCGATATTGACGGGACCGTTGTCGGCATCAATAGGATTCTTGGCGATATCCATTGTGCTCGCTTCTTCTGCATCAATATAGATAGCCCATTTACCGGTCTTGCTATCAAAAGTGGTCGTGTACATGTGCCACTGCGTAATATCTTTGGTGCCAACATTACCGTCATTCCAACCGCCGGGCTTATTCCAGCAGCCTCCGTTGCAAATGGGCCAGGCAATATTTTTCGTCCCTTGGTTGGGATGAATGATATAGGCGTTCCGCTTCTCAACCATCCAACCGTGTTGGTTCCAAGTATCACCTGCGCTCTTCGCCCACACTGAGACCGTGATCGCTTTCGTTGGGTTATCATGATCGGCGATCCGAACGAAAGCACCTTTACCATCAAATTCAAGGGCTTGCCCAAACTGACCCTTAACCCATTTCGGTTTACCTTCAAATTCGCCTTCCAGTCCATTTCCGGAATCATCGGTTGCGACATTTCCTTTGCCCTCATCAAACAGCCACATCCCGACAATAGTACCAGGATCGATCTCGGCAGAAACGGTAGAGACAAACAAAACACCAACACCAAAAAGACTGAAACACACGAGGACTAAACTCACAAGCAAAAACTTGCTGCCAGAAATAATACCGAAATTCATTTTGACCTCCTGCTCAATATTACAAATTCAAGGACTTTGCACAAATATCTGTGCGATTCATACGGATACAACGATTGTGCGAAAGCATAAATCGCTGCTAAAACACCACATACATCTATCATATCAGATTCACACAGATATGTCAAGGAAAAATTGAAAGCGGATTTCTTCAAGGATTGTATCCTCGTCCCTTTAGCGTGTCCAATTAA from Candidatus Poribacteria bacterium includes the following:
- a CDS encoding transketolase; amino-acid sequence: METLKEFLKQKATNLRIHSVISTSEAGSGHPTTCLSAADIVSALFFHAMRYDTTDAQNPNNDRFILSKGHAAPLLYAAYAEAGIIPTEKLRTLRQIDSILEGHPTPRFEWTEVATGSLGQGLSLGLGMALNSKYLDDADYRVYVLLGDGETAEGGVWEAAALASHYKLNNLIGIVDVNALGQSQRTMYAFDVDTYCQRFEAFGWQTIGIDGHDFDEILPALDRAKVSDEKPTMIVAKTFKGKGISFLENADNWHGKALAQGEELDKGLAELGPLHSDVPVRIEAPNPINGSADRSAVTECEPPDYPADEEVATRSGYGAGLAKLGNANLNVVALDGDTKNSTYAEQFMTLHPNRYFEMFIAEQNLVGAGIGLAKRGKIPFVSTFAAFLSRAYDQIRMSAISQANIKYAGSHCGVSIGEDGPSQMGLEDIAMFRAIPEAVVLYPSDAVTAERLVAEAAAYEGIVYLRTSRPKTAILYDADESFPIGGCKVIRESSEDKVTIVAAGVALHEALKAHDILAKEGIAVRIIDLYSVKPIDKEALQKAASETNNTLITVEDHYPEGGLGDAVLDAVATEGVCVHKLAVTGVPRSGKPEELLEHHGISANAIIQQVKRVS
- a CDS encoding DUF1282 domain-containing protein, with translation MQKSVKVITGFTIIDNPYYRSEIMKESWQNIGDLVAQPSETFLRIKSQPRWGVAFVVFYLFSVILLWAIAPYTQQVMSQGMAAAEAPPEQLQTIANVMGTVIIFVGPIFAVVGFLISSALLKLGARYLLKNETLRFRHIYAAILHIALINCIIQLVNTALLLVFRDIATVKSAADFKMIPGLHMLFDPETNVKLLLFLSYINPLSIWPIAVMAIAIAVFADMEKNRARVTAVVLWIIGVLFETLLTN
- a CDS encoding tetratricopeptide repeat protein — translated: MIFSFEETDDFEETDNFDDEPEDSYLDEEDADVVGLEDELDDAATALSHAFREATATEVVEEDEEEEEEETVEEPEDEKAVEEPKDEEENTTEEAYNEGTEAYEQRLAEAIDALPDEEDLEVDIPPLELPPVEVEFFRPQEQDNLAYADAMKAYYEEKDYQRAIEKFREAIENEAQDTGGNVADSNSIVAKAMYWQAEAYVKMQDIPQAIVTFENLSQTYKEHYLSLAAKRRTSQLNPE
- a CDS encoding clan AA aspartic protease — translated: MIIGKVTTDLEVVIELVVIGLNRREKIEAVVDTGFSGYLALPGDLINLLKLRQIDNQAVILGDGTEVVLQKYLLSVLWHGEEHNVSTLQTDGGPLVGMSLLYGSRVILDVINGGDVSINAMP
- a CDS encoding LamG domain-containing protein; amino-acid sequence: MNFGIISGSKFLLVSLVLVCFSLFGVGVLFVSTVSAEIDPGTIVGMWLFDEGKGNVATDDSGNGLEGEFEGKPKWVKGQFGQALEFDGKGAFVRIADHDNPTKAITVSVWAKSAGDTWNQHGWMVEKRNAYIIHPNQGTKNIAWPICNGGCWNKPGGWNDGNVGTKDITQWHMYTTTFDSKTGKWAIYIDAEEASTMDIAKNPIDADNGPVNIGFDDCCGGARFGAATIDEVVIFDVALEQADIETMLDGMLSALAVDPTDKMATTWADVKIRY